The Aestuariibaculum lutulentum genome segment GGCAACGTAATATTGATCCTTACGTTTACCTACAAAATAAATATTAGCTCCTGCAAACCATTTTTCATCTATCTGGTAATCTAAGAACAACGAACCTTTAAAATCTGGCAAGTTCCAGGCCTCCTCCTCGTTATTAGTTGAATATGCGAAATACTGTCCTTTCAACGATGCCGTAAAGTTTCGATTTAGGTCGACACTTAATTCTCCAGATACACCAAACGATTTCATATCATCGTAAACAACACCAAAAGAATTTCCGTAAGAATAATTCATTTGATTTTCTGTTTGAATAGCATTGTTTTTAAATAAGGCTTTACTCTTATCTGAAATATAGTGGCCGGCAAACTTATAGCTCATATTACTGGTAACTTTTCCTTTTATTCCAGCAAATGCATTATATAACTGATCGGTAGGCTGAACAAATAATGTGGGAGACACAAACGAATTTTCTTTAGCAAAATCGTAATATGAATTTTGTTGTAAGTCACCTTGAATTCCCCCATATGCAATTAACACCTCACTTACCAATCTGTAACTTGCCGAAATATTTGGATAAATAAACAGTTTATTATCGCTGGCTTCAATATCGCTCATAAAATAAACAGACACCCCCAAATCTAAAGTTAAATCGTCTTGTTTTAACTGATAGGTTGGCGACAAGCCTATTTGAAAATTACTATATTTTATTTCTTCTTCCAGATTATAACTTCTATCGAAACGCCCCCCTAGATAATCAATTTTAAGTTCGGTTGCTATTTCTTCATAATTAATAGGAATATCGGCTTTACCAGTTAAAACAAAGCGATTTTCACCAGACCCCATATTATCTCCAAAATGCCTGAACAACGCAGTTCCTGAGTTTAAATAGGTATCTTCAAAGGTGATGTCTCCGCCAACATAAGCATTATTAAATTTATGATCTACCTGAATACCGTCAAGCTGCACCTGATCGATCTGAGATTCTGGAA includes the following:
- a CDS encoding porin family protein gives rise to the protein MRKQIKHILTAAVTFTGVAAFSQNNPKDTLNTGVIDVVKPYTPTISDAFKVKEVPTLDDKTTETKKDIKYNIFSFPVASTFTPAKGKAEGIEKAKPIKLFDNYATLGVGSYTTLIGELYVNHALSRTETVGGYFSHHSSGGGIADLVLDDNFSDSKINVNYASRLRYMSWKLEGGFQHQNYNWYGVPESQIDQVQLDGIQVDHKFNNAYVGGDITFEDTYLNSGTALFRHFGDNMGSGENRFVLTGKADIPINYEEIATELKIDYLGGRFDRSYNLEEEIKYSNFQIGLSPTYQLKQDDLTLDLGVSVYFMSDIEASDNKLFIYPNISASYRLVSEVLIAYGGIQGDLQQNSYYDFAKENSFVSPTLFVQPTDQLYNAFAGIKGKVTSNMSYKFAGHYISDKSKALFKNNAIQTENQMNYSYGNSFGVVYDDMKSFGVSGELSVDLNRNFTASLKGQYFAYSTNNEEEAWNLPDFKGSLFLDYQIDEKWFAGANIYFVGKRKDQYYVADPLVNSTPITISLDGYFDANAHVGYHITEQLSIFAKMNNMVSQGYQRWQNFPVQSFQALAGATYKFDF